From the genome of Periplaneta americana isolate PAMFEO1 chromosome 17, P.americana_PAMFEO1_priV1, whole genome shotgun sequence:
taattagtgctgtgttaaaatgtcagggtgtatgtgtgctgtttataattgtgacaattgcagcattacaaattgctccaaatcgtactttcgatttctgacagttcataaaacatgagtcaacaaaattcgttattaggcctaatgtctttgtctctgtgttgatagaacaatacaaattaacttttttatttaggcctaataaatgaatagaagttaaaatatattggaaaagttgtggttttagcaaattaagttttattgttctctacatgcctttactaataattatcacaagcatcagaatactaccatttttatttttgcagttgtcagcaatggatatataaagcattattgtaaattcattcctaatgtcagaactgattttatctcactaaagcaaagaaaaaatgtgtaacaattaataattacggaaagtaatatgaagtatgcaatattctcataatatgcagctctgatataaggtaataattttacattaaatactgttcaacatttcttaagtgtttcatatataattccacattagtaactcacgttttaaacaatggtccaaatcccgctatgttaatatttgtatatatggacgtaattccatccttcttcgctagatgtcaggtccgcgatatttcgcactcacgccattgctgctagtatacagctgtccggtattattatagtaaggtatttgcttatactgttactaggtataataaccaaaaattttttgggtaggctaagcctcacaTCCTCAGAAGGGCTTCGCCATTGGATCTCTCATTATACGCTGTGGAACTTGTATAACTATGCAGACTGAAATGGGCAGTAGAAtatcttaaaataaatttaaaaatatataatatgctTTCTGCTTAATTGCATGgtcaattagaaaattaggctgaacaTCTGCATAGTGTCACTGGCTCACATACGAAACCACACACACCCACTCTAAACACCAGAGTTCCGTCCCTTAGGCCAGATGTGCTTATCGCAAGAAATAATGGTATGttttaatctttttatttcatttacaacagaactgtcatttttattgaaaacttcaaagacataattcattttttatccatttatctaATGataaagagtaaaaatcagaatcttaCACATAGTACTTTTGAAGCAAAATAGTCTTAACAATTAGGGGGACATTATTCTTTTCTGAGAAATGTATTTCTTTTGTCACTATTAAGGTATGACaattttttgttgtattctatcgaaggaataagctgttaaaatcagCACATTCCACACCCACACACAGATAAATATTTCCACCACTCAGTAAAACTCACAAGAAAGTGGAAACGTCTACGCAAACCTATGTAGACATAACCACTCGAACTACACAATCTCATGAAAGCTGTGGTCTTACTACTTGACTTTATATTCCAAAGAACATTGCTGTGACGCAGTCTACTGACCCCAAGGAGCATAAGGCCTGttacacacttgcagagttttcaccagcgagaaatgtgttgcgagaaagaggcgaagagccttcctccacacacttggcgagttcttgctatcacagatcacatctcgctatgatcatctatgcactgctttcatgcagaaagcatttttctgagtATAGTAATCACTTGTTGGGGGAAATACTGtattacaggttatgtatttacgtatattgtcgtacttaaatatacataacctgtaagtatattgtcgtactttacaaattacgtacgaaccctatgttgaatctgagtattcaggtgatgaggaaatggagttacatgaacatattatgttcatgaaaagaagaagtaggtctaaaattaaagccagaaatatctgaaaattacattgtatcttacgaaaataagggcgagttttggacactggtttcgattagaATGATGAtacaggttcaatggaccacagttttttttttttttttttttttgccattcatgatatggtGGAGAATtatttgctatattctgattaaaattacgtaaactgttaagacatatagatacattatttcaaatgtttaattattactattaaatctcatcaaaataaaatatagccctatttattttcagataatttgATATTTGTCTCCACATTTCTTAtctaagtttcgtgtttttatagttttcgtACCGTGTatcatttaaataggcctacgagtgacatcgtacaagttcgataagtgtcagactgcaattatcagccatctttcctcattttcaaataaaaacagtacaattcatcgccacctgtgatatctttttctacattcaattttcataaagagtataaatgtcaaacatctctgataaatgtgtcaagaaaattcgctgagctactgattccagcgagaaactagtgcgaggtttttgcctcgagcgagaatctctcccagtgtgtggacgtccatttgaatccatgttatcaatttttttattttctcgcaacacatttctcgctggcgaaaactctgcaagtgtgttacgggcctaagatATCTCATCAAAGCGCCCGCTCAGATCATGTTCCTAATTGACTCCACATCAGCGAAATAAACAGCAGTAGGACATAGAAGATGCTGAAGGAGAACAGTTATAGCCGGACTAGTTCgggtttttattttttacacgATTTTAATGCAGCATCGCCCACTTTGCTGTATTACTTCTGCTTGCATGATAGACTCCATCTGGATTTCTATTGCGGTAATATTCAaggtataaatgaattaatgatgcGAAGCTGATGTTGTTAGTACAGCAATATGAAGAGCTTTACAGTTTATCAAATTGGGAATATACAAAACGAACATATGCGATGATATTGCGAAAATAGTGAATCAACCAGGTATGTTCTTCATAGTTTTCTTAAATTGCAAAGGTATTCATTTTATTAGCAGCTTCAGttaaacactacaataaaaattaatgctCTTCGGCGGCAAATAACAACACTATTGATGAGCAGTTTGGAAATACGGGTTAGTGAGCGACACTACAATACAAATGCGAATGCTTGAATCAATTTTTTCCGTTCAGCGAGTGCCTACCTTAAGCCTAAGGCTGTGGTTCTTGCCTATAGGGCCTCCTCCAAAAAGAATATTGTCAGCATTGTTTTTGCTGTTTCCACAAGGCAGAAAGTGGCAACTCTAAAATGTGGTGTAAATGAACGAACAGTTGATCATATTCCATCTATGTGTCCTTTGAAAGATGTAAGCTAATTATAGATCTAAACAAAAATGATATTGAAATTTCAAGCCCATTTATCAGATCCTTTCCAATAACCACACTTGCAATGGCTTCTCGTCGTTCTGAATAATGtataagaaagaagtgcgcacaaacgtgcaatttagtttggtatgggttacttctctttactatattccaccagtgacttcgttctattcacacatttactaaaatgatattttggacacacttcgttgcacagtttgcacacgcattcgggggaaggttcgtggtactctgatcttctgcacagtttgtggtgaaaacCGTGAACTGCTAGCCTTGTTATGGCGCTTCGTAACTTGTTGTTCGGCCCTGTCCAGTTGTGGTTGATCATCGCGTCCGTTCCATAGAATTCACTTTCTATTTCCGCCTTCTTCTCTTGCATGACCGTGCGTAGTCGAAGTTCTGCTGCGGTAGATGGCAGCATGAGTCTGCTTCGTAGTTCCTCTATCAGGAAGGGTTCTCGCGCGAGTTCGTACGCCATTCTGGAGGGTGCATATTTTGAGATTCCCAGTGCTGCTTTTAAGAACCTTGCTTAGACGTTCTCCATGGTCTTGAGGTCATTGTAGTTTAGCCGGGTCCATGTGATGTCCAGTCCATATGACAGTATAGGGAGTATCTTGGCATAGAAAAGCTGCATGGCTGTTGAGAGTGCTAGTTTGGTAATGTCTGTTATGTCGTGGATGGCTATTCTGCGGCCGTTGCTCGTTCTTGAGTGTGGATTCTGAAGGATTTTCCTGTCGTCTGTATTGTTACACCGAGGTATTTAAATGCATTTGTAATTTGCAGGGGTCGATTTTGTATCCGGATTGTGTCACTTTTTGCTATTCTTCCCCCCTTTCTGAATACCATTTGTACAGTTTTCGACTGGTTTATGAGCAGACCGTTTTCGTCAGCCCAAGCTGAAAGGTTGTTCATGGAGACCTGTAGCTCTCTTATGTTGGTAGACCCGAGCACCATGTCGTCTGCGTACATGTACATCACTGTTGAGGGAGCCTGTATCTGTATTACGTCCGCTGCCATGATGTTATGTCCCTAGctgtaatattttattctctcctttatacatattttatttgtgttttttattttgttttataattattcttgactatatattgtataatattaatttaaaatgcatccATTAAATCGTATAAATATCCGAATCGAGATGATAATTCACAAAGATGTATCTCCAACTGTTAATGTACGTCCAGGTCTATAGATTCGTTCTCATTTGAATTTCcaataattaaagaaagtatatattttttgttactatCTATTAGACTAATTGGATATTTTGTTCATAGGATTGGAATGCCCACTAAGAGGATATTGTCAGAAACCGATGGTATTCCACATGAAAAGAACGCGATATTATGTCATATTCCTAATAATTCAGGAGTCACGGAAGAACCTGTGCAGACTCATGAAGATGAGAAGCAATTTAAATTCGAAGCGTCTAAAAAGAGTATCTCCAATTCGTCACAACTTCAAAGGCATTTACGCAAGAACGTAGGAGAGaggcctttcaaatgcgatgtttgtgatATGTGTTTCACGGATTTACGTGGCCTAGAAAGCCATGAACGCCGTCATACAGGCGtaaaacctttcaaatgcaatgaatgtggtaagtgtttctcgtgGGTGACTAATCTAAGAAGACACGAACGTTTGCACGCAGCTGAGAAAGCTTTCAAATGCagtgtttgtggtaagtgtttctcgcatTCATATCGACTAAAAGCACATGAACGCCTGCACACTGGCGATATGCCttacaaatgcgatgtttgtggcaaaTGTTTCCCGGAATCGTGTACACTAAGAAGGCATGAACGCTGTCACACAGgtgaaaaacctttcaaatgtcaTGTTTGCGATAAGTGTTTCTCGCGGTCGGCTACCATGAAACGTCATGAACATCGGCACAAACTCCAGCTGCCACaaaaaagttttaagaaaaatttgaactgcgatgtttgtggaaaatgttacTCTAGCTGTAGTTATCTAAATGTCCATAAACGCCTTCATACTGGagagaagcctttcaaatgcgacTTTTGTGGTATGAATTTCGCACAATCTAGTAATTTAGTAATACATAAACGCAAGCACACTGGCGAGAAGCCTTTCCAGTGTTATGATTGTGGTAAGTGTTTCCTTCAGTTACGTGATTTAAATCGCCATAAACGCACTCACACGGGCGAAAAGCCTTTCAAATGTGACgattgtggtaagtgtttctcacaGTTACGTGATTTTGAACGCCATAAACGTATGCACACGggcgagaagcctttcaaatgtgatatttgtcaAAATTGTTTCGCTGACAAGCGTGCTGTAACTAATCATGTACTCAAACATGTTGGTGAGAATCTTGTTCTTCAACACACTGACGAGAAACTTTTGTAATGTGATGTCTGTGATTATATTTCGTGCAGTCCTCTAACTTAAAACTTCAGGAATGCTTATCATAATTGTATCTGAGAAAAAATAATTGCATTCGTGAACTCAACCATACAATCCAGATCACATTCAGCCGTAAAGCTGTGGTTCCCCACAGCGATCATCATCGAGCAAGCAGCGTTGGTGATGATGAAGGCTTCTAACCACTCAATaggttatctcatttttcattaacCAATCAAATGGCTATTTGGCTCATGACGCGCGAAGATAGCGACATCAGCGTACATTATAAACATAACCtctaataaaaacattacaatgggTATAAACCAATTGTGTACGTATCATGGCATTATATAAATACGTTGAAAGTGTTTACACCGTGTATATAAAAACTACTTGTCATTGCATTACTTTTTGTATTTCTTCACAATTTGTTTGCTCATAGTGTCTGCCGTCCGTTTTCGTCTGCCAGTTTCTAGTCTTGTGTTTAAAAACATTCTAACACTGaatgttttttaatatctcattctaaagtttggaaaaaggagCGTGTATCGGTAATGAAATGTCAGCCacacgttcatttacaataatcataACTCAACAATGTATTGTCACTGGAAGCTTTTATGATTAACCCACTGAATATGCCATAAGGACAAAATGTTATATcggtaatataaaataaatataatgagaattatagtgaaaaaacaTTATTGATACCAGTCGCTAACTCTCCACCCCTTTGGTATGCGACTGTTAGTATAAGTagcataattatttttcttaattgtaACTTATGTACGATCCAGCaaagattacaaaagaaagaaaataatttgaaggttaacataatatgttaatatattattaGAACCTAATCTAATTGTTATGCAAAGCTGGTATTAATGTAAACTACTTAcaagtatataggcctaagtgatttatttaaacttacctgtaggctttaacattctcggtcgtttcggctttattttcattaaagctgctcgaaaatcaTGAACAAAATCGTCGTTTTTTAAATGGCCAGAGCATAATCTGCTTGCATCAGGATTGAATTGATCCTGTCTTTTGCACGCAATTACCTATTTTTTCTAATtcctaaatctttaggaatggtTTACTTTTttcgttagaattgttgcataccgcaacagcacacctttgacctggcataatgcattcaaaacaacatgaacaagaaaaaacacgagatactgctttgaagcatttgaggTTCGGTGCActcagctatcttgtgacgtcagaatcgctctcctttccACATCAATCCCTCGCCAGCAAGCTCGATAATAATGAAACCTATgagaagtttagaagccttgGGCGATGATAGCTCAGTGTTCAATGTCACCTGGGTGGTTTCCTTATTAACAAACATTATTCCCCTCGCCATCGTAAGTATTATACTTTCACAAATTTTGATTGCTCAGACTAAGTTTGGAGGCAGTGATTCTACTTAATCATTTAGCGTTAGCCACAGCTTCAGGGCTtatttttatagtacaaaaggAAGGGCTAAATGGTATGTTAGATACATTGTTCTACTTAAGTGGCAGTTTAAATGGagactttttaaattattatccaaTTGAGCATTCTCTGTCAGCAAGATCAATTGTAACGTTCGTTATAAATAATAGTGTGTACTATGTTCAAGCTATTCAACTGAGAACTAGTTCCAAGACACACTTTATTACGAGTTTAAAAACTGTCATGAAATTGATTAAATCATTGCCATCTCAAAGATTGGAAAATCTAGCAAGAAGTCCCTTGACTCAACACTCAATTTAGCTTTTTATATGAAGACTGTCTTTAAAAAAAcgctaatattttaattattgcttCTCTAATGCATGGGAATATACATAGAATTAGTCTATATTACGCCAAACTGGAGAATTAGATACCGCAGGTTTAAATCGTTCCGTTGATAACATAACCAAATACACAATGTCAACATGCTGAGAGGTAGCGCTACTGTTAGCGACAAAGTCGGGTAGGATTTGTTGAGGAGATTCATTAATCTAAATTAGACGCACTGGCACTGATAACGTTCAGTGCAGAATGCAGTGATCTGAGTTA
Proteins encoded in this window:
- the LOC138692991 gene encoding zinc finger protein ZFP2-like; translation: MDVIKMEPDINPLPVQASGTEEKKPLSEEGNLLDLQVTKIKEECVDDSYDHTSEIKFEEIILPSNFPVVKCEAEVPAPYLVVEDFNASHHSWGSNSDDDRGNKIAEESHFLDLHVTEIKKECIDHSCEMTSEIILHETPVLSDFTVVKSEAEEDWHDLDNEVPRMEVREETNEVLTERIGMPTKRILSETDGIPHEKNAILCHIPNNSGVTEEPVQTHEDEKQFKFEASKKSISNSSQLQRHLRKNVGERPFKCDVCDMCFTDLRGLESHERRHTGVKPFKCNECGKCFSWVTNLRRHERLHAAEKAFKCSVCGKCFSHSYRLKAHERLHTGDMPYKCDVCGKCFPESCTLRRHERCHTGEKPFKCHVCDKCFSRSATMKRHEHRHKLQLPQKSFKKNLNCDVCGKCYSSCSYLNVHKRLHTGEKPFKCDFCGMNFAQSSNLVIHKRKHTGEKPFQCYDCGKCFLQLRDLNRHKRTHTGEKPFKCDDCGKCFSQLRDFERHKRMHTGEKPFKCDICQNCFADKRAVTNHVLKHVGENLVLQHTDEKLL